The DNA sequence TCAAACCCCTCTACTATCACCTGAGCCAGGACGGCACCCTGACGTTCGGCTCGGAGATCAAGGCGATCCTGGCCGCAGGTGTGGGCGTGGCGCTCAACCTGGACTCACTCCCCGACTTCCTCGCCAATCACTCGACGTTCGGAGACGAGACCCTCTTCGCCGGGATTCGGCGTCTGCCCGCTGGGCACACACTCACCTGGCAGGACGGCCGCGTGTCGATCGAGCGCTACTGGGATCTGGCCATGGGAGGCCCCAGGGCCGAGGGGTCCGATGCGGACCTCATCCAGGAGTACCGGGAGCGTTTGACCGAGGCGGTTCGTCTGCGGCTGATGGCCGACGTTCCTTTGGGGGCGTTTCTCTCTGGCGGCATCGACTCCGCCGCCATCACCGCGCTCATGAGCTCGCTCATCGACGATCAGGTGAAGACGTTCTCGGTGGCCTTCGCCGAACGGGAAGCCAACGAGCTCGCCTACGCACGTCAGGTCGCCGAGCGCTTCCGCACGGATCATCGAGAGATCGTCGTACATCCTGACGACTTCTGGCGCGCCGTGCCCCGGATGGTGTGGTTCGAGGACGAGCCGATGGCGCACCCGTCTTCGGTCCCGCTCCATTTCGTGGCGCGGCTGGCGCGTGAGCGGGTCAAGGTCGTCCTCACCGGAGAAGGCAGCGACGAGACCTTGGCCGGATACAACCGCTACCGGGTCACGCTGTTGAACTTGCAGATGGGGCGTCGCTATGGCCACATCCCGAGCCCGCTGCGCCACGCCGTACGCGGAGGCATCGGATTACTCCCGGCCGCATCCAAGTGGCGTCGCCGACTCTCGCGCACCTTCCTGGTGATGCCTGCGGATCTGGAAGCGATCTACTTGGACAACTTCGCCGTGTTCGGCAGGAACCGGCAGGCCACCCTTCTGGATCCCTCGCTCCGGGAGCGTACACGCTCGCTGGACCCCTATGCGGCCTACCACCAGGCCACCGAGCGCTGCGGGAGCGACGACCTCCTGGATCAGATGCTCTACGCGGATTCCTCCACCTACCTGCACGAGCTGTTGATGAAGCAGGACCAGATGAGCATGGGCGCGTCCATCGAGAGCCGCGTCCCCTTCCTGGACCACCCGCTGGTGGAGTTCGCCGCCCGGCTCCCGCGCCACCTGAAGCTCAAGGGATGGACGACCAAAGTGGTACTGCGGGAAGCCATGCGGGACGTCCTCCCGGAGACCATCCTGCGCCGTCGCAAGATGGGCTTTCCAGTGCCGGTGGGTCCGTGGCTGCGGGGCCCCTACCGCGCCATCGTGGAGGAGTTCGTGCTGTCGGATCGCGCCCGCTCGCGTGGCCTGTTCCGCGAAGAGGCCCTGCGCACGCTGGTGGCGGAACACGACGCCGGGGCCGGAGGGCATCAGGAGCGTCTCTGGAGCCTGGTGAACCTCGAGGTGTGGCAGCGCATCTTCATCGACGGCGAGGCCGTCGAGGACGTGACGATGGTCCCCGGGCTCACGGCCATGGCGGGATCCGTCTGATGCGCATCCTGTGGCTCAAAACCGAGTTGCTCCATCCACTGGACAAGGGTGGGCGCATCCGGACCTACCACATGCTGAAGGCGCTGAAGCGCGACCATCACATCACCTATCTCACGCTGGACGACGGAAACGCGGCGCCCGACGCCATCGAGCGCGCCAGCGAGTACTGCCACGAGCTCGATCGGGTCCCGTTCCGCACCACGCCCAAGGACTCTCCCCGCCTGTACGGCGACCTCTTGCTCAACGTGTTCTCCCGCCTGCCCTACGCGGTCGCGAAGTATCGGTCCCGCGAGATGGAGGCCCGGGTACGTAGGCAGGTCGCCAGCGGACGCTACGACGTGCTGGTCTGCGACTTCCTCTTTCCCAGTCGCAACGTCCCGGGCGGGCTCGGATGCCCGACAGTCCTGTTTCAGCACAACGTCGAAGCCGCGATCTGGGAGCGGCACACACAGGTCTCGCGCTCCCGGCTGCGACGCACCTACTTCGGCAGCCAATGGCGGCGCATGCGCTGGATCGAAGGGCGCGAGTGCCGGCGCTTCGACCATGTGGTGGCGGTCTCGGAGGCCGACGCCCACAAGATGGAAGCGGACTACGGTCTCCCCTCGGTGTCGTGGGTCCCCACCGGGGTCGACACCGACTACTTCAAGCCGTCGCACGGGCCTCCAGCAGGCTCGCGCGAGCTTGTCTTCACAGGCGCCATGGACTGGATGCCCAACGAGGACGCGATCGTCTTCTTCGCCGAGGAGATCCTTCCCAAGGTGCGGGCGCGGGTGCCCGATGCCCAGCTGACGTTGGTGGGACGGAATCCCACCGAACGAATCCGTCGCATGGCGGAGGCGTCGGCCGGTCTGGAACTGGTGGGACGCGTTCCCGACGTGAGGCCCTACGTCGAGCGCGCTGCCGCCTTCGTCGTGCCGATTCGGATCGGAGGGGGCACGCGTCTCAAGATCTTCGAGGCGATGGCCATGGAGCGGCCGGTGATCACCACCCGCGTCGGCGCCGAGGGCCTTCCGGTCGAGGACCGCTCACACGTGCGCTTTGCCGACGAGGCGGACGCGTTCGCCGACGTGGTGGTCGAGTTGCTGGAGGACGAGGAGGAGGCTCGCCGGCTGGGTGGCGCGGGAGCCGCCTACGTGCGCGAGCACTTCGGGTGGGATCGGATCGCCGAGGCGTTCGCTGCGATCTGCGAGGATGTAGCGGGCGGGCGGGTGCCGTTGCCCGCGCGCGCCTCGCCCTAGTCTGCGACCGTGATTCGAACCGAAGAGCTCCGAATGGGATTTGAACCCATGACCTCTTCCTTACCAAGGAAGCGCTCTACCCCTGAGCTACCGGAGCTTACCCACCGTTCCTGACCGGTGCTCACCCGGTCAGCACTGCAAGCGGGAGACGGGACTCGAACCCGCGACCCTCAGCTTGGAAGGCTGATGCTCTAGCCAACTGAGCTACTCCCGCACACTCGACCACCGATGGTGGGGGAAGGATTCGAACCTTCGAAGGCATGAGCCAGCAGATTTACAGTCTGCCCCGTTTGACCGCTTCGGTACCCCACCGGCCGTGCCGGCCCTGCCCTTCGCCGGCGGAGGCCGGACGCCCCCATCCCTGGGAGCCCCGGCGACCACACGAGCTGACGAAGGGACTCGAACCCTTAACCTGCTGCTTACAAGGCAGCTGCTCTACCAATTGAGCTACGTCAGCGGAAACAGAGCCAGTTAGTATAGGCCTCTATTTCCTGGAGTGTCAACCGGATCGGTCCCCTCCCGCCGCCAGCTTCCAGCGGGTCCCCCCAGGCGTGTCTTCCAGGATCACGCCCTCGGCAGCGAGCCGATCCCGGATGTCGTCCGCCGCCTGGAAATCCCTGCGCGCCCGGGCCTCGTCCCGCTGGGCCACCAGCGCTTCGATCTCCCGCTCCCGCCCCGCCGACGTCTCCTGCGCTCGTCGCGCCAGCTCGAGCAGCCCCAGGACCGAATCGACCGACTCCAGGGCCTCCCGCGCCTGAGCGCGCTCGCTCCCCGGCGTGCCGGGATGGGCATCCAGCTCCGCGTTCACATCGCGCACCCACCCGAACAACGCGGCCAGCGCATTGGGGGTGTTGAGGTCGTCGTCCATGGCCGCGCGGAACTCGGCCCGCAGCCGTGCCGCCAACTCCTCCATGCGCGTGGAGTGGCTGAAGGCGGACTGCCCCTCCTCTTCCAGGCGGAGTGCGAGATCAGCGAGCCGGCGCACGGCTGCACTCGATGCCGCGAGGCCTTCGCGCTTGAAGTTCAGCTCGTGACGGTAGTGCGACGAGATCAACATGTGCCGCACCGCGGCAGGGTCCACGCCTGCGTCGAGGAGTTGTCGCACGGTGAGTGTGTTGCCCAACGACTTCGACATCTTGCGGTCTTCGAGCAGAAGGTGCTTCACGTGCACCCAGTACCGCACGAAGGTCCGGCCGGTCAGCCCCTCCGACTGCGCGATCTCGTCCTCGTGGTGGGGAAAGACCAGGTCCTCGCCACCCAGGTGGATATCCAACGTCTCGGCCAGCTCGCCCATGCTCATGGCCGAGCACTCGATGTGCCAGCCGGGCCGCCCCCGCCCCCACGGTGAATCCCAAGCCGCACCGACCTCCTCGTCCACCGGCTTGGCGGCCTTCCACAGCGCGAAATCGCGGGCGTCGTCCTTGGCGTATTCGTCTACCGCCACGCGGGCACCCGAGCGCACCGCATCGGGATCGATCCCCGACAGCTTCCCATAGTCTGGAAAGGCCGCGATGCGGTAGTACACCGAGCCGTCTTCCGTGGTGTAGGCCAGACCCTTCTCGATCAGGCGACCGATGAAGTCCAACATCTGCGGAACCCAATGCGTCGCGAGCGGAGTCGCATCCGGGCGGCGGATCCCGAGCGCCGCGGACTCCGACAGGATGGCATCCGCGTAGGGACGGGTGTACTCCTGCAGCGGAACGCCGCGGCGTCGTGCTCCTTCGATGGTCTTGTCGTCGACGTCGGTCAGGTTCATGACGAAGCGAACGTCGTAGCCCGACCAGATCAGGTAGCGGCGGAGGACGTCATAGAAGACGAAGGACCGGAAGTTCCCGATGTGCGCGTGGTTGTACACCGTCGGTCCGCAGGCATATACGAGAACCCGCGGCGCATGCAGCGGCTCGAAGGGCCGGGCGGACCGGGTCAGGGTATCGTAGAGCTCCAGCGACATCGTCGTCCGTTCTTTCGTCGTGGCAGGGGTCAGACGCGCCCGCGCCCGGCGCGCGGCAACACCCGCAACTCGTCGATCCACCAGCGGCCCTCGTCCCACACGAGGCTGGTGAACAGGCGGTAGCGTACCGCCTCCGAGGTCCCCAGCACCACCGTGTCCCACTCCATCTCGGCGAACCCCCGTCCGGGGTCGCCCTCCGTCGCCGCGACGCGGCCGCTACGCATCCCTCCGGCCTCGTGGGCGTCGAAGAAGTCCCGGAGCGCCGCCAATGCCTGCCCGGGCGCCAGTCCGGAGTGCGTCTCGTCGTGCAGGTGCAGGAGGACACCGTCGGGACGCAGCCACTCCCGGACCCCACCCCAGTCCCGCTCGGCCAACGCTCGCTGCACGGCCCGAGCGCTTCCGTTCAAACCCTCCTGAGCCGACGCTGGAACTGGCACCCACGCCAACAGGAGAATCCAGGCGGCATTGCGAACGGCCTTCACGTTCGCTGGAACGCGGCGGCCAGCTCCGCGTGCACCCGGGCGAGCGCCGCCGCAGGGTCCGCGGCGCCGGTGACGGCACGGCCGATCACCAGGAGGTCGGACCCCGCCCGGGCGGCCTCCGTCGGGGACGCGACCCGGGCCTGGTCATCGACCCCCTGATGGACGAGACGGATCCCGGGGGTCACCAGCAAGAGGCGCCGCCCGAAGGCCTCGCGCAGCCCGCTGGCCTCCGCCACCGAGCAGACCACGCCGTCCAGACCGGCGTCGAGCGCCCATCCGGCCCTGCGGCGGACCTCCTGTTCCACGTCGACCGGCGCCCGCCCCAACAGGAGCGAGAGGGCCGGGGCATCCAAAGACGTCAGCACCGTCACCCCCAACAGACGCACCCCCCCCTGAGCCGCTCGCGCGGCGGCCTCCAGCATGGTCGGCCCGCCGCTCGTGTGCACGGTCAGCCACTCGACCCCCAGGCGGGCGGCCACCGCGACTGCGCCGGCCACGGTGTTGGGGATGTCGTGGAGCTTGAGGTCGAGGAAGACCCGATGGCCCCTCTGCAGCACCTCGCGAACCAGCGCGGGCCCCTCGGCGGCGAAGAGCTCGAGGCCGACCTTGTAGATCCGCGGCTCGGGCCCCAAGCGATCGAGGAGGGCCAGGGCAGTGCCCCGGTCGGGTACATCGAGAGCCAGAGCAACCTGCGGTCGTCCGCTCTCGAGAGGATCTGGACTCACTGCGTTCTGCCAGCTCCGATCAGCGCCTTCACATGCGCGAACCCGCGCTCGCGGCCGAACCGGCCGAGTTCCTCGACTACCCGGCCCGCGGAAGCGGGATCCGCGAACGAGGCCGTGCCGATCTGGACCAGTGAAGC is a window from the Gemmatimonadota bacterium genome containing:
- the asnB gene encoding asparagine synthase (glutamine-hydrolyzing); the encoded protein is MCGICGIAIPRAVGGTVDVDRIRRMAHTIEHRGPDGSGEYVGEGVGLGHRRLSIVDVEGGRQPMASDDGRLHLVYNGEIYNHPDLMAHLKADGVPYHTHCDTESLLRWYEREGLDAVRRFRGMFAFAIWHVDQRKLVLVRDRFGIKPLYYHLSQDGTLTFGSEIKAILAAGVGVALNLDSLPDFLANHSTFGDETLFAGIRRLPAGHTLTWQDGRVSIERYWDLAMGGPRAEGSDADLIQEYRERLTEAVRLRLMADVPLGAFLSGGIDSAAITALMSSLIDDQVKTFSVAFAEREANELAYARQVAERFRTDHREIVVHPDDFWRAVPRMVWFEDEPMAHPSSVPLHFVARLARERVKVVLTGEGSDETLAGYNRYRVTLLNLQMGRRYGHIPSPLRHAVRGGIGLLPAASKWRRRLSRTFLVMPADLEAIYLDNFAVFGRNRQATLLDPSLRERTRSLDPYAAYHQATERCGSDDLLDQMLYADSSTYLHELLMKQDQMSMGASIESRVPFLDHPLVEFAARLPRHLKLKGWTTKVVLREAMRDVLPETILRRRKMGFPVPVGPWLRGPYRAIVEEFVLSDRARSRGLFREEALRTLVAEHDAGAGGHQERLWSLVNLEVWQRIFIDGEAVEDVTMVPGLTAMAGSV
- a CDS encoding glycosyltransferase, whose product is MRILWLKTELLHPLDKGGRIRTYHMLKALKRDHHITYLTLDDGNAAPDAIERASEYCHELDRVPFRTTPKDSPRLYGDLLLNVFSRLPYAVAKYRSREMEARVRRQVASGRYDVLVCDFLFPSRNVPGGLGCPTVLFQHNVEAAIWERHTQVSRSRLRRTYFGSQWRRMRWIEGRECRRFDHVVAVSEADAHKMEADYGLPSVSWVPTGVDTDYFKPSHGPPAGSRELVFTGAMDWMPNEDAIVFFAEEILPKVRARVPDAQLTLVGRNPTERIRRMAEASAGLELVGRVPDVRPYVERAAAFVVPIRIGGGTRLKIFEAMAMERPVITTRVGAEGLPVEDRSHVRFADEADAFADVVVELLEDEEEARRLGGAGAAYVREHFGWDRIAEAFAAICEDVAGGRVPLPARASP
- the cysS gene encoding cysteine--tRNA ligase; its protein translation is MSLELYDTLTRSARPFEPLHAPRVLVYACGPTVYNHAHIGNFRSFVFYDVLRRYLIWSGYDVRFVMNLTDVDDKTIEGARRRGVPLQEYTRPYADAILSESAALGIRRPDATPLATHWVPQMLDFIGRLIEKGLAYTTEDGSVYYRIAAFPDYGKLSGIDPDAVRSGARVAVDEYAKDDARDFALWKAAKPVDEEVGAAWDSPWGRGRPGWHIECSAMSMGELAETLDIHLGGEDLVFPHHEDEIAQSEGLTGRTFVRYWVHVKHLLLEDRKMSKSLGNTLTVRQLLDAGVDPAAVRHMLISSHYRHELNFKREGLAASSAAVRRLADLALRLEEEGQSAFSHSTRMEELAARLRAEFRAAMDDDLNTPNALAALFGWVRDVNAELDAHPGTPGSERAQAREALESVDSVLGLLELARRAQETSAGREREIEALVAQRDEARARRDFQAADDIRDRLAAEGVILEDTPGGTRWKLAAGGDRSG
- the pyrF gene encoding orotidine-5'-phosphate decarboxylase, with amino-acid sequence MSPDPLESGRPQVALALDVPDRGTALALLDRLGPEPRIYKVGLELFAAEGPALVREVLQRGHRVFLDLKLHDIPNTVAGAVAVAARLGVEWLTVHTSGGPTMLEAAARAAQGGVRLLGVTVLTSLDAPALSLLLGRAPVDVEQEVRRRAGWALDAGLDGVVCSVAEASGLREAFGRRLLLVTPGIRLVHQGVDDQARVASPTEAARAGSDLLVIGRAVTGAADPAAALARVHAELAAAFQRT